The following are encoded together in the Dysgonomonadaceae bacterium PH5-43 genome:
- a CDS encoding hypothetical protein (product_source=Hypo-rule applied; cleavage_site_network=SignalP-noTM; smart=SM00860; superfamily=49313,49899): protein MKRLFFFMISCALIVSSASAQLTSLPFTVNDNKLVGLWEFKTQADAFKATKGEDLTPTLITAEDWVEVDGIPTIRINKPESNAAADQRGLAVEHGIAANGGSETHVNNYSIVFDVKVDATSGGGQNLISLFRPGTSGDGRAFLGFDTKRMGLTSYTPNAILLGEWNRFILNVNIEKSTYHMYAIHPDGTITKNLSLNKTNVPLTADGMIEFFGDEDGENGRLNVAKIALFNDFLNAEELEGLGVSAFKASPESLSFGFTQIETAMGRAIDVVFTDLPEGTSDFVEITIPDEYKDVLLVSDEKAMFSLDEDGETRSAKTTFFFYPTEVDKQYSFSVTAKNGTKEIVFKVTGTGAVNFIDIDTNAWYRIQFDQRTGHCLTDNGAGEIITSTTPNLENESQLWQFQFIELDENEVKQYKIVSKAGNHIDYDYELDRFISTTSSNNTFTFDMRKNDAGWQIKWNEYEYKTSSGSTNYGGYINKVNGDDQFVGYYYIPDAGSSIVLYKEDEEVDLGLPKFSTETEEYWYHIQFVRRASTKKIVKSTALPYDGIENFDFVTQTLDTIPEDTDLFLWKIVGDTTECTIVDVNGFEWKLVDGFIGAVESGEGDIFKFKQYGGKTWALYEEINSQYINDNAGSKIGFWSLDAGGEINFIPYIPSSIDAPSVTTDNANDPVVSTTYYTIDGVLLGNKPNNVGIYIEKNIRKSGKAFAVKVFVTK from the coding sequence ATGAAAAGACTTTTCTTTTTTATGATTTCCTGTGCACTTATAGTATCAAGTGCAAGTGCTCAGTTGACAAGTTTACCATTCACAGTAAACGACAACAAGTTAGTTGGTCTTTGGGAGTTCAAAACTCAAGCAGATGCGTTTAAAGCAACTAAAGGAGAAGACCTAACCCCTACTTTAATTACTGCCGAAGACTGGGTAGAAGTTGATGGTATCCCTACTATCAGAATTAACAAACCGGAGTCAAACGCTGCTGCCGACCAAAGAGGCTTAGCTGTTGAACACGGAATTGCAGCCAATGGAGGTTCGGAAACTCACGTTAATAACTATTCTATAGTTTTCGACGTTAAGGTTGACGCAACATCTGGTGGCGGTCAAAATCTTATTTCTTTATTCCGTCCGGGTACTTCTGGCGACGGACGTGCTTTCTTAGGTTTTGATACTAAAAGAATGGGATTAACTTCTTACACTCCAAACGCTATTTTATTAGGCGAATGGAACCGTTTCATCTTAAACGTTAACATCGAAAAGAGCACTTACCATATGTATGCTATTCACCCCGATGGAACTATTACTAAAAATCTTAGTCTAAACAAAACTAACGTTCCTCTTACCGCAGATGGTATGATTGAGTTTTTTGGAGATGAAGACGGAGAAAACGGAAGATTAAACGTTGCTAAAATTGCTTTATTTAACGATTTTCTTAACGCTGAAGAGTTGGAAGGCTTAGGAGTTTCGGCATTTAAGGCAAGCCCCGAAAGTTTAAGCTTTGGGTTTACTCAAATAGAAACTGCAATGGGTAGAGCTATAGATGTAGTCTTTACTGATTTACCTGAAGGAACCAGTGATTTTGTTGAAATAACTATCCCTGATGAATACAAGGATGTATTGTTAGTGTCTGACGAAAAAGCAATGTTTTCTCTTGACGAAGACGGAGAAACAAGATCTGCTAAAACAACTTTCTTCTTCTACCCAACAGAAGTAGATAAACAATATAGTTTCTCGGTTACTGCTAAAAACGGAACCAAAGAAATAGTGTTTAAAGTAACTGGAACAGGGGCTGTTAATTTCATAGACATCGACACCAACGCTTGGTATCGTATACAGTTCGACCAAAGAACAGGACATTGTTTGACCGACAATGGTGCTGGTGAGATAATAACATCTACTACTCCAAACTTAGAAAACGAATCTCAGTTGTGGCAATTCCAATTCATTGAATTAGACGAAAACGAAGTAAAACAATATAAGATAGTAAGTAAAGCCGGAAATCATATTGATTACGATTACGAGTTAGATCGTTTCATTTCTACTACTTCTTCAAACAATACATTTACTTTCGATATGCGTAAGAACGACGCTGGTTGGCAAATCAAATGGAACGAGTATGAATACAAAACATCGAGCGGTAGCACTAATTATGGAGGATACATAAACAAAGTAAATGGAGACGACCAGTTTGTTGGTTATTATTATATTCCTGACGCTGGTAGCTCTATTGTTTTATACAAAGAAGATGAGGAAGTTGACTTAGGTTTACCTAAATTCAGCACCGAAACGGAAGAATATTGGTATCACATACAGTTTGTAAGACGTGCATCTACAAAAAAAATTGTAAAATCGACTGCTCTTCCTTACGATGGTATAGAAAACTTTGATTTCGTAACTCAAACACTCGACACAATACCAGAAGATACCGACCTATTCCTTTGGAAAATTGTAGGAGATACAACTGAGTGTACGATTGTTGATGTTAATGGTTTTGAGTGGAAACTTGTTGATGGCTTTATTGGTGCTGTAGAATCTGGAGAAGGCGATATTTTCAAATTCAAACAATACGGAGGAAAAACTTGGGCATTGTATGAAGAAATAAATTCGCAATACATCAACGATAACGCTGGAAGTAAGATAGGATTCTGGAGTCTTGATGCTGGTGGCGAAATAAACTTCATTCCTTATATACCTTCAAGCATAGATGCTCCATCTGTTACTACCGACAATGCCAACGACCCTGTGGTAAGCACTACTTACTACACTATCGATGGCGTGTTATTAGGAAATAAACCTAACAACGTGGGTATATATATAGAAAAGAATATCCGCAAATCGGGTAAAGCTTTTGCAGTGAAAGTATTCGTAACTAAATAA
- a CDS encoding protein TonB (product_source=KO:K03832; cath_funfam=3.30.1150.10; ko=KO:K03832; pfam=PF03544; superfamily=74653; tigrfam=TIGR01352), protein MRRIIFAVTCVCILFVSGCKTHKEVATPEVVEEKIINKPEVFPQYPGGNEALANFIFENIKYPTDAARQKIEGRVIVCFVVNEDGTISNPEILRSVSTLFNAEVLRLVSIIPNFIPAMNEGKPVKSYCTLPINFKLPPEKLSK, encoded by the coding sequence ATGAGAAGAATAATTTTTGCTGTAACCTGCGTTTGTATATTGTTTGTGAGTGGTTGTAAAACTCATAAAGAGGTAGCTACACCTGAAGTTGTTGAAGAAAAAATAATAAATAAGCCCGAAGTTTTTCCACAATATCCGGGAGGAAATGAGGCTCTTGCTAATTTTATATTCGAGAATATAAAATATCCAACCGATGCGGCTCGTCAGAAAATAGAGGGTAGGGTGATTGTTTGTTTCGTTGTAAATGAAGATGGAACGATTTCTAATCCCGAAATATTACGCTCTGTAAGCACGCTGTTTAATGCAGAAGTGTTACGTCTTGTAAGCATTATTCCTAATTTTATTCCGGCAATGAACGAGGGTAAACCGGTTAAGTCGTATTGTACATTACCTATTAACTTTAAGTTACCTCCCGAAAAGTTGTCAAAGTAA
- a CDS encoding hypothetical protein (product_source=Hypo-rule applied; cath_funfam=3.40.50.300; pfam=PF13086,PF13087; smart=SM00487; superfamily=52540) — protein sequence MKEIKTTKAHFVEFLKPTLTVKTFNNEIVTITCNEQQIEELDSLFTFLNNHTVLNLLNILETDNDRFVEFIILEPDYLIDISALAECFKPYGNHPLNYISSRLRCREITSPILLGNTANFFVDELIYEKELKDDYINLLKKLFKTAAFEFSACDDLKDEKKERDFFINCQKQHRNILTIVEKIFPKARIEENKIILEPSFISNALGLQGRMDILMSDYSSLIELKSGKAVEDFRTGGEFMNSALNHYTQIILYLAILEFNLGLEPESVSPYLLYSKYPILHKENYYRTHLQQALQLRNKIVAYEYIIQSANNIDTTKEILARINSKNLNIANLTGKFFDNYLAPSIDEFAKGYNKLNELEKTYFLRLFTFVSKELWLSKAGEKEYEGIKKASVLWNASFEDKLIAGEILYNLSIIDNKSANEEHSITLQIPEYESMYLPNFRQGDAIVLYERRKETDNVNNRQVFKGSIEYLGDTIKIRLRYRQKNSSVWHPESTYAIEHDYMDSTYVGMYRALTNFVNANQDRKDLLLCQRFPADASECYLLVGPPGTGKTSISLKNMVVDCLSSENNSNILILSYTNRAVDEICKTLNTIRGVDYIRIGSELNCSPEYRNNLLEKKLDNCSNRKEVYDVISNCNIFTGTVASVWNKSELLQLKSFNLCIIDEATQLLEPHLLGILCAKNKSENNAIKRFIMIGDHKQLPAVVLQTKQESSVYEENLNEIGLTDLSNSLFERLHKKYSQEKQNHLLGFLNQQGRMHPDISFFPSKYFYEGKLECVGLPHQQEVLSNNRKRLTFYAVAPSKEEQASKTNINEANEVVNICREIYEQDKENFSPESIGIITPFRNQIALIRKQLQEDNYELFSNIIVDTVERFQGSQRDTIIYSFCIKNKAQLEALPNVMTDEDIVIDRKLNVVLTRARKYLHIVGNEELLSNNELYRELILHIKDQSNYSITNK from the coding sequence ATGAAAGAAATTAAAACAACTAAGGCTCATTTTGTAGAGTTTTTGAAACCTACACTAACCGTAAAAACTTTTAACAACGAAATTGTTACTATCACTTGCAATGAACAACAAATTGAAGAGTTAGATAGTCTATTTACTTTCTTAAACAATCATACAGTTCTTAATCTTCTGAACATATTAGAAACCGACAATGATAGATTTGTAGAATTTATAATATTAGAACCCGATTATCTTATCGACATTAGTGCTTTAGCCGAATGTTTTAAGCCTTATGGCAATCACCCACTGAATTATATTTCCTCTCGTTTAAGATGTAGAGAAATAACATCTCCTATTTTATTAGGAAATACAGCAAACTTCTTTGTAGACGAATTGATTTACGAAAAAGAATTAAAAGACGATTACATTAATCTATTAAAGAAACTTTTTAAGACTGCGGCATTCGAGTTTTCGGCTTGCGACGATCTAAAAGACGAGAAAAAAGAAAGAGATTTCTTTATTAATTGTCAGAAACAACACCGTAATATACTTACCATAGTAGAAAAGATTTTCCCTAAAGCAAGGATAGAAGAAAACAAAATAATACTCGAACCTTCGTTTATCTCTAATGCTTTAGGACTGCAAGGGCGTATGGATATTCTTATGTCGGATTACTCTTCTCTTATAGAACTTAAATCGGGCAAAGCGGTCGAAGATTTCAGAACGGGAGGAGAGTTTATGAATTCGGCACTAAATCATTATACTCAAATAATTCTTTACTTAGCCATTCTCGAATTTAATTTAGGTTTAGAACCCGAAAGCGTTTCACCTTACTTGTTGTACTCTAAATATCCTATACTGCACAAAGAAAACTATTACAGAACTCACCTACAGCAAGCTTTACAATTACGCAATAAGATTGTTGCTTACGAATATATTATACAGTCGGCAAATAACATCGATACCACAAAGGAAATTCTGGCAAGAATAAATTCTAAAAACTTAAACATAGCCAATCTTACGGGTAAGTTTTTCGATAACTATCTTGCCCCAAGCATTGATGAGTTTGCTAAAGGATATAATAAATTAAACGAATTAGAAAAAACTTACTTCTTACGTCTATTCACTTTTGTATCTAAAGAGCTATGGTTATCTAAGGCTGGAGAAAAAGAATACGAAGGCATAAAAAAAGCGTCTGTGTTGTGGAATGCTTCTTTTGAAGATAAACTTATTGCAGGCGAAATACTCTACAATTTATCTATTATAGATAATAAGTCGGCAAACGAAGAGCATTCGATTACACTTCAAATACCTGAGTATGAAAGTATGTATCTGCCAAACTTTAGGCAAGGCGATGCTATTGTGCTTTACGAGCGTAGAAAAGAAACCGACAATGTAAATAACCGACAAGTATTCAAAGGTTCGATAGAATATCTTGGCGATACCATTAAGATTAGGTTAAGATACAGACAAAAGAACTCTTCAGTTTGGCACCCTGAGTCTACTTACGCTATCGAACACGATTATATGGATTCGACTTACGTTGGTATGTATCGAGCTTTAACTAATTTCGTAAATGCCAACCAAGACAGAAAAGACTTATTGTTGTGCCAACGATTTCCTGCCGATGCTTCGGAGTGTTACCTACTGGTTGGTCCGCCGGGAACAGGAAAGACATCTATCTCTCTAAAGAATATGGTTGTTGATTGTTTGAGTTCTGAAAACAACAGTAATATCTTAATCCTATCTTACACAAACAGAGCTGTCGACGAAATATGTAAAACTTTAAACACGATAAGGGGTGTTGATTACATACGCATAGGAAGCGAACTTAATTGTTCGCCCGAATACAGAAACAACTTATTAGAAAAGAAATTAGATAATTGTTCTAATAGAAAAGAAGTTTATGATGTAATAAGCAACTGCAATATCTTTACGGGTACAGTAGCTTCTGTCTGGAACAAATCGGAACTGTTGCAACTAAAAAGCTTCAACCTTTGTATTATCGACGAAGCCACTCAACTATTAGAGCCTCATCTGCTCGGAATACTTTGTGCTAAAAACAAATCGGAAAACAATGCTATTAAACGCTTTATAATGATTGGCGACCATAAACAGTTGCCCGCCGTTGTTCTTCAAACTAAACAGGAAAGCTCGGTTTATGAAGAAAATCTTAACGAGATAGGACTTACCGACCTTAGTAATTCTTTGTTTGAACGACTACACAAAAAGTATTCGCAAGAGAAACAAAATCATCTTTTAGGATTCCTTAATCAACAAGGACGAATGCACCCCGATATATCTTTCTTCCCTTCTAAATATTTCTACGAAGGAAAGCTCGAATGTGTTGGGCTTCCTCATCAACAAGAGGTTTTAAGCAACAACAGAAAGAGATTGACCTTTTATGCTGTTGCTCCCTCTAAAGAAGAGCAAGCCTCAAAAACAAATATTAATGAAGCAAACGAAGTGGTTAATATCTGTCGTGAAATATACGAACAAGATAAAGAAAACTTCTCTCCCGAAAGTATAGGAATTATAACTCCTTTCAGAAACCAGATAGCTCTTATAAGGAAACAATTACAAGAAGATAATTACGAACTATTTTCTAACATAATAGTTGATACGGTAGAAAGATTTCAGGGTAGTCAGCGCGACACTATCATCTATTCTTTTTGCATTAAAAACAAAGCTCAACTCGAAGCTCTACCTAATGTAATGACCGATGAAGATATTGTTATCGACCGCAAACTAAATGTTGTATTAACTCGCGCAAGGAAATATCTTCACATAGTAGGAAACGAAGAATTGTTATCTAACAACGAACTATATCGAGAGCTTATTCTTCACATAAAAGACCAGAGTAACTACTCGATTACAAACAAATAA
- a CDS encoding putative AAA+ superfamily ATPase (product_source=COG1373; cog=COG1373; ko=KO:K07133; pfam=PF13173,PF13635; superfamily=52540,52980), with protein sequence MERLAINFLRNWKLKTNRKPLIVKGARQVGKTWLLKEFGKREYTQTAYVNFETSKLLQSIFIDDFNINRIISAIQIETGVQINPENTLIILDEIQEAEGALTSLKYFQENAPEYHVVAAGSLLGVALHSTKSFPVGKVDFLNLYPLSFPEFLLALQQKPLFDLLYSQDWSLIKTFKDKYIQLLRQYYYIGGMPEAVSSYIINNDFSEVRSIQKNILESYEQDFSKHAPDDIVPRIRMLWNSIPAQLAKENKKFIYGLIKSGSRAKEYELALSWLIDSGLVHQVKRISKPAIPLKAYADNSAFKLYIVDLGLLAAMGDIDVKTLLDGNNIFEEFKGSLTEQYVLQQIVTNPNIPIYYWSAEQASAEIDFVIQYDGKVVPIEVKAEENLKAKSLKSYYNKYKPTLAVRTSMSDYREEDWLVNIPLYSIGSMNK encoded by the coding sequence ATGGAAAGATTAGCAATAAATTTTTTAAGAAACTGGAAGCTTAAAACTAATCGTAAACCCCTTATCGTAAAGGGTGCTCGACAAGTTGGAAAGACTTGGTTATTAAAAGAATTTGGAAAGCGTGAATATACTCAAACCGCTTATGTAAATTTTGAAACTTCTAAATTATTACAATCTATATTTATTGACGATTTTAATATTAATCGCATAATATCTGCTATACAGATAGAGACAGGAGTGCAAATAAATCCTGAGAACACCCTTATTATACTTGATGAAATACAAGAGGCTGAAGGTGCTTTAACCTCTTTGAAGTATTTTCAAGAAAATGCTCCCGAATATCACGTAGTTGCAGCAGGTTCTCTGCTTGGTGTTGCTCTGCATAGTACAAAGTCTTTCCCTGTAGGCAAAGTTGATTTCTTAAATCTTTACCCTTTAAGCTTTCCTGAATTTCTATTAGCATTGCAACAAAAGCCTCTATTCGACTTGCTTTACAGCCAAGATTGGAGTCTAATTAAAACATTCAAAGATAAATACATACAGTTACTCCGACAATATTATTACATAGGAGGTATGCCTGAAGCTGTATCTTCTTATATTATAAATAATGATTTTTCAGAAGTAAGATCTATTCAAAAAAACATCTTAGAGTCTTACGAGCAAGACTTCTCCAAACACGCTCCCGACGATATAGTTCCTCGCATACGTATGCTTTGGAATTCCATTCCTGCTCAGCTTGCAAAGGAAAATAAAAAGTTCATCTATGGTTTAATAAAGAGTGGTTCGCGTGCTAAAGAATACGAATTAGCTTTATCGTGGCTTATCGACAGCGGTTTAGTTCATCAGGTTAAACGTATTTCAAAGCCTGCAATACCATTAAAAGCTTACGCCGACAATTCTGCTTTCAAACTATATATTGTCGACTTAGGACTATTGGCGGCTATGGGAGATATTGATGTAAAAACTTTATTAGATGGCAATAATATATTTGAAGAGTTCAAAGGATCTTTAACCGAACAGTATGTGTTGCAACAAATAGTTACGAATCCTAATATACCTATTTACTATTGGTCGGCAGAACAAGCTTCGGCTGAAATAGACTTTGTTATTCAATACGATGGCAAAGTGGTTCCGATAGAAGTAAAAGCGGAAGAAAACTTAAAAGCAAAAAGCCTGAAATCATATTATAATAAATATAAACCAACATTAGCTGTTAGAACTTCAATGTCGGACTATCGTGAAGAAGATTGGCTCGTTAATATTCCTCTTTATTCTATAGGTTCAATGAATAAGTAA
- a CDS encoding hypothetical protein (product_source=Hypo-rule applied; pfam=PF03734; superfamily=141523) produces the protein MYKLSSLLVGMSIFVFSSCGEVDNNIVEREKLKINIDTVAVNPEPKLTLSDINIELGLLYDKYTLDDIYPYKDTTRRFQWNKIRNLLFFVDSIQQEPALWATLQNYKNRNGEAPLIKEYERNAYGNISDKYGVQRRQSVPLYSLNDTIKPERYSNDGSLVKYIGDYGSFIKAEHVWFGGEWYIPKKYVKHLVDSAVFDKVAFVDVVNQNITTLEKSGVDWLVRSKNPATTGLRRPPYQHETPVGLFVFQEKKPKMFYLVDGTNNIGGYSPFASRFSNGGYIHGVPVNLPRTTDIEWSNTLGTTPRSHMCVRNATSHAEFLYNWIRVGESLLFVIE, from the coding sequence ATGTATAAGTTAAGCTCGTTGTTGGTTGGTATGTCGATTTTCGTTTTCTCTTCTTGTGGCGAGGTGGACAATAATATTGTTGAGCGTGAGAAGCTGAAAATTAACATAGATACTGTAGCGGTAAATCCAGAGCCTAAGCTAACATTATCAGACATTAATATTGAGTTGGGTTTGCTTTACGATAAATATACTCTCGACGATATCTATCCTTATAAAGATACTACTCGGCGTTTTCAGTGGAACAAGATACGTAATCTTTTGTTTTTTGTAGATTCTATTCAGCAAGAGCCTGCTCTTTGGGCTACGTTGCAAAATTATAAAAACAGGAATGGTGAGGCTCCTTTAATTAAGGAGTATGAACGAAATGCTTATGGAAATATTTCTGATAAGTATGGGGTTCAGCGTCGCCAGTCGGTTCCGCTTTACAGTCTGAACGATACAATTAAACCTGAGCGATATAGCAATGATGGTTCGCTGGTGAAATATATCGGAGATTATGGTTCGTTTATAAAGGCCGAGCACGTCTGGTTTGGCGGCGAATGGTATATCCCTAAAAAGTATGTCAAGCATTTAGTTGATTCTGCTGTGTTTGATAAAGTTGCGTTCGTTGATGTTGTTAATCAGAACATTACAACTTTGGAGAAAAGCGGTGTCGATTGGTTGGTAAGAAGTAAGAATCCGGCAACAACGGGCTTGCGTCGTCCGCCGTATCAGCACGAAACGCCAGTTGGGTTGTTTGTTTTTCAAGAAAAGAAGCCCAAAATGTTTTATTTGGTAGACGGAACAAACAACATAGGCGGTTATTCGCCCTTTGCAAGTCGCTTTTCTAACGGTGGATACATACACGGAGTTCCTGTTAATCTTCCACGAACCACTGATATAGAGTGGAGCAATACATTGGGAACAACTCCTCGTTCGCATATGTGTGTGCGAAACGCAACTTCTCACGCCGAGTTTCTTTATAACTGGATTAGAGTAGGGGAGTCGCTTCTGTTTGTAATCGAGTAG
- a CDS encoding [acyl-carrier-protein] S-malonyltransferase (product_source=KO:K00645; cath_funfam=3.40.366.10; cog=COG0331; ko=KO:K00645; pfam=PF00698; smart=SM00827; superfamily=52151; tigrfam=TIGR00128), with protein MKAYVFPGQGAQFVGMGLDLYNESPIAKDLFEKANEILGFRITDLMFNGTDEDLRQTKVTQPAIFLHSVILAKTMGDSFKPDMVAGHSLGEFSALVAANALSFEDGLKLVYKRALAMQKACEQNPSTMAAVLGLADEVVEKICAEIDEVVVPANYNCPGQIVISGSIAGVDKACEKLKEAGAKRALKLNVGGAFHSPLMQPAQNELAEAINSTEIQTPICPIYQNVSTKGETDPKVIKENLISQLTAPVKWTQSVKNMIADGCTDFTELGPGNVLQGLIKKINV; from the coding sequence ATGAAAGCTTACGTATTTCCCGGACAGGGAGCACAGTTTGTAGGTATGGGCTTAGACTTATACAACGAATCGCCCATAGCCAAAGATTTGTTTGAGAAAGCAAACGAAATACTTGGATTCAGAATAACAGATTTAATGTTTAACGGAACAGACGAAGACCTTCGTCAGACCAAAGTTACACAGCCAGCAATATTCCTACATTCGGTTATATTAGCAAAAACAATGGGAGACAGCTTCAAGCCAGATATGGTAGCGGGGCACTCTCTGGGTGAGTTCTCGGCATTAGTTGCCGCCAACGCATTGTCGTTCGAAGACGGACTGAAGTTAGTTTACAAAAGAGCCTTAGCAATGCAAAAAGCTTGCGAACAAAACCCAAGCACAATGGCAGCAGTTTTAGGTTTAGCCGACGAAGTAGTAGAAAAGATATGCGCAGAAATAGACGAAGTAGTTGTGCCAGCAAATTATAACTGCCCCGGACAAATAGTTATCTCGGGAAGCATAGCAGGAGTAGATAAAGCCTGCGAAAAACTAAAGGAAGCCGGAGCAAAAAGAGCACTAAAACTAAACGTAGGCGGAGCATTTCACTCTCCACTAATGCAGCCAGCACAAAACGAATTAGCAGAAGCAATTAACTCAACAGAGATACAAACTCCGATATGCCCGATATATCAAAACGTGAGCACAAAAGGAGAAACCGACCCAAAGGTGATAAAAGAAAATCTGATAAGCCAACTTACAGCTCCAGTTAAATGGACGCAATCGGTGAAGAATATGATTGCAGATGGATGCACCGACTTTACAGAACTCGGACCCGGAAACGTGCTTCAAGGGCTTATAAAGAAAATTAACGTATAA
- a CDS encoding putative membrane-anchored protein (product_source=COG4858; cog=COG4858; superfamily=81324; transmembrane_helix_parts=Inside_1_12,TMhelix_13_30,Outside_31_34,TMhelix_35_57,Inside_58_64) codes for MKKRKGLSQSQKVCIVVLWLVLCFMLFSVPNENTLFQNVFYAVCSAAFIGVGFYIDAKKKGKEK; via the coding sequence ATGAAGAAGAGAAAGGGTTTGTCTCAATCGCAAAAGGTGTGTATTGTTGTGCTTTGGTTGGTTTTGTGCTTTATGTTGTTTTCGGTTCCTAATGAGAATACTTTGTTTCAGAATGTTTTTTATGCCGTTTGTTCGGCTGCGTTTATAGGTGTTGGCTTTTATATTGATGCGAAGAAGAAGGGTAAAGAAAAATAG